One part of the Pseudoliparis swirei isolate HS2019 ecotype Mariana Trench chromosome 6, NWPU_hadal_v1, whole genome shotgun sequence genome encodes these proteins:
- the gtse1 gene encoding G2 and S phase-expressed protein 1 encodes MDRGAESDLFLLADEKFDFDVSLSPASSDEDEDEVFVGPVSHKQRFASVTVGSWSPLSGDQLEEVCQEARRLADQLQGLSRPRGEDATASDATDATATVSPDGFVRSSKAELALRQAAGAPSPIKRQTFCVQDSPMKLLPPADQRRLLRGPVANAASTRPVANATSARPAAKVASTTLHAGAASPGHLAGAGRSSSSPVAAVKPLARTGLRGRAALSGAVVLPSKPAAASCSAGRSAAEKPRLQPPSRTLGSWRRSPSLSAAGSCEDLLSDSASVASDVSDSSLNGKRTLAPPTKRALLNPSGVKAPPLQRRRVTERKNSSSSSSSLSSFNSSFSLSPAPGKLSSTGPAPISRPRPYAAPPEPAAAVRRCSLSTRARKLSEAERLKAASSTPLKRAEATPLQLTPAKRAASIPAAASARLQKNRPEATVAPTVGGGGGRHGDTADASRPKRLTSVDSLPQTPSAGGCRSRRPSALPTPVRRRMSSIPVATPTRPPPPTFDPASAGRSEKSCSPTPADTQEAELVDVHPFCLEEEEPPAALPPASPPPQTADQSGSTDQGGSEPSKNLIELEPTEEESNTQEVLLLDLPAPAPRPQEKLLIDLTNTPDLMRTGGNKTCSASQLIDLSSPLIKWSPDEKRENVAPLINLSF; translated from the exons ATGGACCGCGGAGCTGAGAGCG ATCTGTTCCTGCTGGCCGACGAGAAGTTCGACTTCGACGTGTCCCTGTCACCGGCCAG CTccgatgaagatgaagacgagGTGTTTGTGGGTCCCGTCAGCCACAAGCAGCGCTTTGCCTCCGTCACCGTGGGGAGCTGGAGTCCTCTGAGCGGCgaccagctggaggaggtgtGTCAGGAAGCCCGCCGGCTCGCCGACCAGCTGCAGGGACTGAGCCGGCCGCGCGGCGAGGACGCCACGGCCTCGGACGCCACGGACGCCACGGCTACCGTCTCCCCTGACGGGTTCGTCCGGAGCTCCAAAGCCGAGCTGGCGCTCCGTCAGGCCGCCGGCGCCCCGAGTCCCATCAAGCGCCAGACCTTCTGTGTGCAGGACAGTCCCATGAAGCTGCTGCCGCCCGCCGACCAGCGGCGCCTGCTGAGAGGCCCCGTGGCCAACGCCGCATCCACCCGCCCCGTGGCCAACGCCACATCCGCCCGCCCCGCCGCCAAGGTCGCATCCACCACCCTGCACGCCGGCGCAGCCTCGCCCGGCCACCTCGCCGGCGCCGGTCGCAGCAGCTCCAGTCCCGTGGCGGCGGTCAAGCCGCTGGCCCGGACGGGGCTGCGTGGGCGAGCCGCCCTCAGCGGCGCCGTCGTGCTGCCGAGCAAACCGGCCGCCGCTTCCTGTTCCGCCGGCAGGAGCGCGGCAGAGAAACCCCGACTGCAACCGCCGAGCAGA ACGTTGGGGAGTTGGAGGCGGAGCCCGTCGCTCAGTGCGGCGGGGTCGTGTGAGGATCTGCTCTCCGACTCGGCGAGCGTGGCGTCCGACGTCAGCGACTCCTCCCTCAACGGGAAGCGCACGCTGGCTCCGCCCACAAAG CGTGCTCTGCTGAACCCGTCGGGTGTAAAGGCTCCGCCCCTTCAGAGGAGGCGGGTGACTGAGAGGAAGaactcgtcctcgtcctcctcctcgctgtccAGCTTCAActccagcttctctctctccccggctCCCG GTAAGCTGAGCTCCACTGGTCCCGCCCCCATCAGCAGGCCACGCCCCTACGCTGCCCCCCCAGAGCCGGCCGCAGCCGTCCGCCGCTGCTCGCTGTCCACGCGGGCCAGGAAGCTGTCGGAGGCGGAGCGCCTCAAGGCCGCCAGTTCCACGCCGCTGAAGAGGgccgaggccacgcccctccaGCTGACGCCCGCCAAGAGGGCCGCCTCCAtccccgccgccgcctcggCCCGGCTGCAGAAGAACAGACCGGAGGCCACGGTGGCACCGACGGTTGGCGGAGGAGGCGGTCGCCATGGAGACA CTGCAGACGCCTCGAGGCCCAAGAGGCTGACGTCTGTGGACAG TCTTCCTCAGacgccctctgctggcggctgCAGGTCACGGCGGCCCTCGGCCCTGCCCACCCCGGTGAGGCGCAGGATGTCCTCCATCCCCGTTGCCACGCCGAccaggccgccgccgcccaccTTTGACCCCGCCTCGGCCGGCAGGAGCGAGAAAAGCTGCAG CCCCACCCCTGCAGACACACAAGAGGCGGAGCTTGTGGATGTCCACCCCTTCTgtctcgaggaggaggagccacctgCTGCCCTGCCCCCCGCCAGCCCCCCTCCACAGACTGCTGACCAATCAGGAAGCACAGATCAGGGCGGATCAGAGCCCAGCAAGAACCTGATCGAACTGGAACCCACAGAGGAGGAAAGCAACacacaggag GTGCTCCTGTTGGATCTTCCGGCTCCGGCCCCGCGGCCTCAGGAGAAGCTGCTCATCGACTTGACCAACACGCCGGACCTGATGCGGACCGGCGGCAACAAGACCTGCTCCGCCTCTCAG CTGATCGACTTGAGCTCTCCGCTCATCAAGTGGAGTCCagacgagaagagagagaacgtCGCTCCGCTCATCAACCTGTCCTTCTGA